A region from the Pseudomonadota bacterium genome encodes:
- a CDS encoding transporter substrate-binding domain-containing protein gives MICKHKPSLLLLNVVFGLLMASILLMTTVSEGGQDKSFEKTPASNAFLQSLTEKEQVWLRDHPVIRTVQDPGWPPVEFTNTLGEPTGMAEDYLSLIEQRLGVKFERIKNLSWQEAYSRLKRWEIDMTTSVAMTPIRAEFWAFTKPYMKIPIVIVAHADVTYISDMRELAGKKVAVVDGYAVNDWIPRDFPEIQLVRVKTAQEGLETLQRKEVFAYIENMLVVGYHMAKLKLTTLKIAGETPYVNNQCMAVRKDWVILAGILQKALDSITESERNGIYRKWLPIRYEHGFNYTLLWQALATFAVILLVLVLWIRRLSREIMHRKNAEVGANESARHFSRLFDVVAMPLCLIDKNGVLINLNERFVQTFGYKREDVATFAEWRQLAFPDPDYRRWVIDTWETAVKRAAAENTDIEPIEYRVKCKNGEERTVIISGTIIGDNFLAAFFDITERKLAEDSLLENEKKYRLIADNSNDWIYLIYPDGKFKYVSPSSERFTGYASEEFINNQQLFMDIIHPDDKEHIKSHFEFIKENTTDHDLEFRIITKEGELRWIRHSCLPVYNDEGQYVGRSGTNREITNRKLSEEQLKQTHESLRMAFNTTIQVMVSAVEVRDPYTAGHQIRTANVACAIAKEMGFSKEKIENIRIAGSIHDIGKLSIPSEILSKPSKLSEIEFSLIKTHSRSGYEILKDVESSWPLAEIVYQHHERIDGSGYPRNLKGDEILIEARILAVADVIEAMASHRPYRPGLGIDSALDEIEKNKGIFYDKAAADACLRLFREKGFQIEKACSIP, from the coding sequence TTGATCTGTAAACATAAACCAAGCCTGCTGTTGCTTAACGTGGTGTTTGGTCTGCTGATGGCAAGCATTTTGCTGATGACGACAGTGTCGGAAGGCGGCCAAGACAAAAGCTTCGAAAAAACTCCGGCCTCAAATGCCTTTCTGCAATCCCTTACGGAAAAAGAGCAGGTCTGGCTGCGCGACCATCCCGTAATCCGCACTGTCCAGGATCCGGGTTGGCCTCCGGTCGAATTTACCAACACGCTTGGTGAGCCAACCGGCATGGCCGAGGATTATCTGAGCCTTATCGAACAGAGGCTTGGTGTGAAGTTTGAGCGGATAAAAAACCTGAGCTGGCAGGAGGCCTATTCCCGCCTGAAACGGTGGGAGATCGACATGACCACATCTGTGGCCATGACGCCTATACGTGCTGAATTCTGGGCTTTTACCAAACCTTACATGAAAATTCCTATTGTCATCGTCGCCCATGCGGATGTTACCTACATATCCGATATGCGGGAACTTGCGGGGAAGAAGGTTGCCGTGGTAGATGGTTACGCGGTTAACGACTGGATACCAAGAGATTTCCCCGAGATCCAGCTGGTTCGGGTCAAGACAGCACAGGAAGGTCTTGAAACGCTGCAACGGAAAGAAGTCTTTGCCTACATAGAAAATATGCTTGTTGTCGGCTATCACATGGCAAAGTTAAAATTGACGACTCTTAAGATTGCCGGAGAAACCCCATATGTAAACAATCAATGCATGGCGGTTCGAAAAGACTGGGTGATCCTGGCCGGGATTCTACAAAAGGCGTTGGATTCGATTACCGAATCGGAACGCAATGGCATTTACAGGAAATGGCTGCCCATCCGCTATGAACACGGATTCAACTATACCCTGTTATGGCAAGCGCTGGCCACCTTTGCCGTAATCCTCCTTGTACTGGTGCTTTGGATTCGAAGATTATCCAGGGAAATCATGCATCGTAAAAATGCGGAAGTGGGCGCGAACGAGAGCGCACGGCACTTCAGTCGACTTTTTGACGTCGTGGCGATGCCGCTGTGCCTTATCGATAAGAATGGCGTCCTGATTAATTTAAACGAACGGTTTGTGCAAACCTTCGGTTATAAAAGGGAGGATGTGGCAACTTTTGCCGAATGGCGACAACTCGCCTTTCCCGACCCCGACTATAGGCGCTGGGTAATTGATACATGGGAAACTGCAGTGAAACGCGCAGCAGCAGAAAATACCGATATAGAACCGATTGAATACCGTGTAAAATGCAAAAATGGCGAAGAGCGTACTGTCATAATATCGGGAACAATCATCGGTGATAATTTCCTTGCCGCATTTTTCGATATCACCGAGCGCAAGCTGGCCGAGGATTCACTGCTGGAAAACGAAAAAAAATATCGCTTGATTGCCGATAATTCCAACGACTGGATCTATCTGATCTATCCCGATGGGAAATTCAAATACGTTTCTCCTTCCAGCGAACGTTTTACCGGATATGCCTCCGAGGAATTCATAAATAACCAGCAGCTTTTTATGGATATTATCCATCCTGATGACAAAGAGCATATAAAATCCCATTTTGAATTTATAAAAGAAAATACCACAGACCACGATTTGGAATTCCGAATTATCACTAAGGAAGGTGAACTACGTTGGATAAGACACTCTTGCCTCCCGGTTTATAATGATGAGGGCCAATACGTGGGACGGTCTGGTACGAACCGCGAAATCACCAATCGCAAGCTGTCGGAGGAACAACTTAAACAAACCCATGAAAGTCTCAGAATGGCATTTAACACGACTATTCAGGTTATGGTATCAGCTGTCGAGGTCAGAGATCCCTATACAGCCGGTCACCAAATCAGGACGGCAAATGTTGCCTGCGCCATTGCCAAAGAGATGGGATTCTCCAAGGAGAAAATCGAAAACATCCGTATTGCCGGTTCCATTCATGACATTGGGAAATTATCCATACCTTCTGAAATATTGTCAAAACCAAGCAAATTGTCTGAAATCGAGTTTTCCCTGATTAAAACCCACTCCCGGAGTGGATACGAAATACTGAAGGATGTGGAATCTTCCTGGCCCCTGGCGGAGATTGTCTACCAGCACCATGAGCGGATAGATGGCTCGGGCTATCCGAGAAACCTCAAAGGAGATGAAATTCTCATAGAGGCCCGCATACTTGCTGTTGCCGATGTAATTGAAGCTATGGCCTCACACAGGCCCTATCGTCCTGGTCTGGGCATTGATAGCGCATTGGATGAGATAGAAAAAAACAAAGGAATCTTTTACGACAAAGCTGCCGCAGATGCCTGCCTAAGATTATTTCGAGAAAAAGGTTTTCAAATTGAAAAGGCTTGTTCTATTCCATAG